From Mya arenaria isolate MELC-2E11 chromosome 1, ASM2691426v1, a single genomic window includes:
- the LOC128233507 gene encoding bile salt-activated lipase-like, whose protein sequence is MASACLLIVLGVLVWGDPCMGRAVTVLTPVGKIAGASEQLVVNGRPFGISRFLSIPYAETTGGQNRFRKPIQKAPFTDIFNATQLPMGCYPGHQVSTTAYGMFLNFTEDCLILNVYVPHMFERNASLPVMVWIHGGAFVEGAAAIYPGEGIATLGNVILVTINYRLGMFGFIRSASGDLPGNQGLWDQHLAIKWVHNNIAAFTGNPDDVTIIGESAGAASVIFQTLYAGNRGLFRRVIAQSGSPLAYWTIHNGPNADALMKKKSCGGSPDPASCLRALAPEVLQDEDTSPWLPIVDNDFLVADPKDIVFGNDPSTAAARNLFSSVDFLTGINDFDGAIQITSIWPSILGYTNIDNFTLTQEKFSKVVVPITVSAAQPSVNNETADVLGRLMDFMYTDWSRPDDSDAVRNALVDLSNDVPFFAPAMSTVEGHASLGGARTFLYQFSVAPTTHTLETPSWITGPNHADEIQYVFGYPLYSATPTSIMNTGHYTDQERLVADALVTMWTNFAKTGDPNKPMNVPWYTNTTWPEYDIKSRAYMQLSGDGATAGSRFAARRMEFWQHLFPAVANTYDCHPHAQGPNVPILVGK, encoded by the exons ATGGCTTCGGCTTGCCTTCTGATTGTCCTCGGGGTGCTGGTGTGGGGCGACCCGTGTATGGGAAGGGCGGTGACGGTGCTGACGCCGGTCGGTAAGATCGCGGGGGCTTCAGAGCAGCTCGTTGTTAACGGTCGACCTTTCGGAATATCGCGTTTCCTTAGTATTCCTTATGCCGAGACGACCGGCGGCCAGAATCGCTTCAGGAAACCCATTCAAAAAGCACCATTTACGGACATTTTCAACGCAACTCAATTGCCTATGGGCTGTTACCCAGGACACCAGGTGAGCACAACTGCTTACGGCATGTTTTTGAACTTTACTGAGGACTGCCTCATACTTAACGTTTATGTACCGCACATGTTTGAACGTAACGCCTCGTTACCGGTGATGGTCTGGATACACGGCGGCGCGTTCGTGGAGGGTGCCGCCGCCATCTACCCGGGTGAAGGCATAGCAACGTTAGGTAACGTCATTTTGGTCACCATTAACTACCGACTCGGAATGTTCGGCTTTATCCGCAGCGCCAGTGGCGACCTGCCGGGCAACCAGGGATTGTGGGACCAACATCTCGCCATTAAGTGGGTCCATAACAACATCGCCGCTTTCACAGGAAACCCAGATGATGTAACGATAATCGGAGAATCGGCGGGTGCAGCTTCCGTTATTTTCCAAACGCTTTATGCAGGAAATAGAGGCTTGTTCCGGCGGGTCATTGCCCAGAGCGGATCACCACTCGCCTACTGGACAATTCACAACGGACCTAATGCAGACGCCCTCATGAAGAAGAAGAGTTGTGGTGGGTCACCGGATCCCGCTAGCTGCCTGCGCGCTCTTGCGCCGGAAGTGCTTCAGGACGAAGACACATCACCGTGGCTACCCATAGTGGACAATGACTTCCTAGTTGCTGATCCGAAAGATATAGTGTTTGGAAACGACCCGAGTACAGCAGCCGCAAGAAACTTATTTTCTTCTGTAGACTTTCTTACAGGGATTAATGATTTCGATGGAGCGATACAAATCACAAGTATTTGGCCATCTATTCTTGGTTACACGAACATAGACAACTTTACTCTGACGCAGGAGAAGTTCTCAAAGGTTGTTGTTCCGATAACTGTTAGTGCTGCACAGCCGTCTGTGAATAACGAGACGGCTGATGTTTTGGGTCGGCTAATGGACTTTATGTACACGGACTGGAGCCGCCCCGATGACAGTGACGCCGTGCGTAATGCCCTTGTCGATCTGTCAAATGACGTGCCATTCTTCGCGCCGGCGATGTCCACTGTGGAAGGCCATGCATCCCTTGGCGGCGCCCGGACCTTCCTATACCAGTTCAGTGTTGCTCCAACCACACACACCCTAGAAACACCTTCATGGATAACAG GCCCGAACCATGCGGACGAAATACAGTACGTGTTCGGCTACCCCCTCTATAGTGCTACTCCAACGTCCATCATGAACACCGGCCACTACACGGACCAAGAGCGCCTGGTTGCCGACGCTCTCGTCACCATGTGGACAAACTTTGCCAAAACCGG GGATCCCAACAAGCCGATGAACGTGCCCTGGTACACCAACACCACGTGGCCGGAGTATGACATCAAGTCACGAGCCTACATGCAGCTGAGCGGAGACGGGGCGACGGCGGGCAGCCGGTTTGCGGCACGTCGGATGGAGTTTTGGCAGCACTTGTTTCCTGCTGTAGCGAACACGTACGATTGTCACCCGCATGCACAAGGGCCTAATGTCCCTATATTGGTAGGAAAATAA